The following coding sequences lie in one Leucobacter allii genomic window:
- a CDS encoding metalloregulator ArsR/SmtB family transcription factor, giving the protein MTDTALITDAEACAPSTSRAMGRDAATAVAGTLKSLADPLRLRMLSAIAADPRGEACVCDLAELADVSQPTISHHLKVLKETGMLLSERRGTWVYYRIAPARRAAVTALLDAFAPAATLDAITDDAERAEALQAMDGRVTRLAEELADELSDLHRDLVTAIVRESYAGLVRSAKLTRHLIPLTERFARQRLADLTRDRETGVPQVLFVCVANAGRSQLAAAIANRLADGRVIARSAGSTPASEVHPHVRSLLAEIEGTPGAETAFPKPLTDDAVRAADVVVTMGCGDVCPIIPGVRYEDWAVGDPALASPDGVAAIRDDIEGRVRGLLAALADGRNRP; this is encoded by the coding sequence ATGACCGACACTGCGCTCATCACCGACGCCGAGGCCTGTGCTCCGTCCACGAGCCGCGCCATGGGCCGCGACGCCGCGACGGCGGTCGCGGGAACCCTGAAGTCGCTTGCGGACCCCCTGCGGCTGCGCATGCTCTCGGCCATCGCCGCCGACCCGCGCGGTGAGGCGTGCGTCTGCGACCTCGCCGAGCTCGCGGACGTCTCGCAGCCGACGATCTCCCACCACCTGAAGGTGCTCAAGGAGACGGGCATGCTGCTCTCGGAGCGGCGCGGCACGTGGGTCTACTACCGGATCGCCCCGGCGCGACGGGCGGCCGTCACGGCGCTCCTGGACGCCTTCGCCCCCGCCGCCACCTTGGACGCGATCACGGATGACGCCGAACGCGCCGAGGCGCTGCAGGCGATGGACGGCCGCGTGACCCGCCTCGCCGAGGAGCTGGCGGACGAGCTGTCGGATCTGCACCGGGATCTCGTGACCGCGATCGTCCGCGAGTCCTACGCGGGGCTGGTCCGGTCGGCGAAGCTCACCCGGCACCTGATCCCGCTCACCGAGCGCTTCGCCCGCCAGCGCCTCGCCGACCTCACCCGAGACCGCGAGACCGGCGTTCCGCAGGTGCTGTTCGTCTGCGTCGCGAACGCCGGCCGTTCCCAGCTCGCCGCCGCGATCGCCAACAGGCTCGCCGACGGCCGCGTGATCGCCCGCTCCGCGGGGTCGACTCCCGCGTCGGAGGTGCATCCGCACGTCCGATCCTTGCTCGCCGAGATCGAGGGGACGCCGGGGGCCGAGACGGCGTTCCCCAAACCGCTCACCGACGACGCCGTCCGCGCGGCGGACGTGGTCGTGACGATGGGCTGCGGCGATGTCTGCCCGATCATCCCCGGTGTCAGGTACGAGGACTGGGCCGTCGGCGACCCCGCGCTGGCGTCGCCCGACGGCGTCGCCGCGATCCGCGATGACATCGAGGGCCGGGTCCGCGGGCTCCTCGCCGCGCTCGCCGACGGAAGGAACCGACCATGA
- a CDS encoding arsenate reductase ArsC: MTDQKPSVLFVCVHNAGRSQMAAGWLRELAAGRVEVRSAGSLPAEQINPVAVAAMREVGIDITAEQPKILTTEAVRASDAVITMGCGDACPFFPGKRYEDWVLDDPAGQGIEAVRPIRDEIKHRVAALLAELLAP; encoded by the coding sequence ATGACCGATCAGAAGCCCTCCGTCCTCTTCGTCTGCGTCCACAACGCCGGCCGCTCCCAGATGGCCGCCGGCTGGCTGCGCGAGCTCGCCGCCGGCCGCGTCGAGGTCCGCTCCGCCGGCTCCCTGCCCGCCGAGCAGATCAACCCCGTCGCGGTCGCGGCCATGCGCGAGGTGGGGATCGACATCACCGCCGAACAACCGAAGATCCTGACGACGGAGGCCGTCCGGGCATCCGATGCGGTGATCACCATGGGCTGCGGCGACGCGTGCCCGTTCTTCCCAGGCAAGCGCTATGAGGACTGGGTGCTCGACGACCCGGCCGGGCAGGGCATCGAGGCGGTGCGCCCGATCCGCGACGAGATCAAGCACCGCGTCGCCGCCCTGCTCGCGGAGCTCCTCGCGCCCTGA
- a CDS encoding SulP family inorganic anion transporter, with protein MTSTPTVEDPDRYRADPSVLAALRSPRLLTREALAGLVVALALIPEAISFSIIAGVDPKVGLFSSFIMAITIAFVGGRPAMITAATGAVALVIAPVAREHGMDYFIATVLLAGVLQIVLAACGVAKLMRFIPRSVMVGFVNALAILIFMAQLPELIGVPWMVYPLVAVGLLIMIVMPRITKAVPAPLVSIVVVTAAAVVFAITVPTVGDTGELPRSLPELVIPNVPLTVETLAIIAPYALAMALVGLMESLMTAKLVDDVTDTHSNKTRESWGQGVANLVSGLFGGMGGCAMIGQTMINVKVSGARTRISTFLAGVFLLILIVLLGDVVAIIPMAALVAVMIMVSVGTFDWHSIRPATLRRMPKSETTVMVVTVAVVVATHNLAIGVVVGVFVASVMFVRRVAHFATVAREVTEHRGEARAHYTVIGELFFASSNDLTTQFEYANDPRRIVIDMTQSHIWDASTVAALDAIVTKYEQRGKTVELIGMNASTTAFHTRLSGGLGAGH; from the coding sequence GTGACCAGCACTCCCACTGTAGAAGACCCCGACCGCTACCGCGCCGACCCGTCCGTGCTCGCTGCGCTGAGGAGCCCCCGGCTGCTCACTCGCGAAGCGCTCGCGGGCCTGGTCGTCGCGCTCGCGCTGATCCCGGAGGCGATCTCGTTCTCGATCATCGCGGGTGTGGACCCGAAAGTGGGGTTGTTCTCGTCGTTCATCATGGCGATCACCATCGCGTTCGTCGGAGGCCGTCCCGCGATGATCACCGCCGCGACCGGCGCCGTCGCCCTCGTGATCGCACCGGTCGCCCGCGAGCACGGGATGGACTACTTCATCGCGACCGTGCTCCTCGCCGGCGTGCTGCAGATCGTGCTGGCGGCGTGCGGCGTCGCGAAGCTGATGCGCTTCATCCCGCGCAGCGTCATGGTCGGCTTCGTCAACGCCCTCGCGATCCTCATCTTCATGGCGCAGTTGCCCGAGCTCATCGGCGTGCCGTGGATGGTCTACCCCCTGGTCGCGGTCGGCCTCCTGATCATGATCGTCATGCCGCGGATCACGAAGGCGGTCCCCGCCCCGCTCGTCTCGATCGTCGTCGTCACCGCCGCGGCGGTGGTCTTCGCGATCACCGTGCCGACCGTCGGCGACACGGGCGAGCTGCCCCGGAGCCTGCCCGAGCTGGTCATCCCGAACGTGCCGCTCACCGTCGAGACGCTCGCGATCATCGCCCCCTATGCTCTCGCGATGGCACTGGTCGGCCTGATGGAATCGCTCATGACGGCCAAGCTCGTCGACGATGTCACCGACACGCATTCGAACAAGACGCGCGAGAGCTGGGGCCAGGGCGTCGCCAACCTCGTCTCCGGACTGTTCGGCGGCATGGGCGGGTGCGCGATGATCGGGCAGACCATGATCAATGTGAAGGTCTCCGGGGCGCGGACCCGCATCTCGACGTTCCTCGCGGGCGTGTTCCTCCTCATCCTGATCGTGCTGCTCGGGGATGTCGTGGCGATCATCCCGATGGCGGCGCTGGTCGCGGTGATGATCATGGTCTCCGTCGGCACCTTCGACTGGCACTCCATCCGACCCGCGACCCTGCGCCGGATGCCGAAGAGCGAGACCACGGTGATGGTCGTCACCGTGGCGGTCGTCGTCGCCACCCATAACCTCGCGATCGGCGTCGTGGTTGGGGTGTTCGTCGCGTCCGTGATGTTCGTCCGCCGCGTCGCCCACTTCGCGACCGTCGCGCGCGAGGTGACGGAGCATCGCGGCGAGGCGCGCGCCCACTACACCGTCATCGGCGAACTGTTCTTCGCCTCCAGCAACGACCTCACCACGCAGTTCGAGTACGCGAACGACCCTCGACGGATCGTCATCGACATGACGCAATCGCACATCTGGGACGCCTCCACCGTCGCCGCGCTCGACGCGATCGTGACGAAGTACGAGCAGCGCGGCAAGACGGTCGAGCTCATCGGGATGAACGCGTCCACGACCGCGTTCCATACGAGGCTCTCCGGCGGCCTCGGCGCCGGGCACTGA
- the phnE gene encoding phosphonate ABC transporter, permease protein PhnE, translated as MPTTTPERARATAAPRLEPRERERLERAFRVPRARFLLGLPVAAVLLIWSFVGAGFDFAKLGEGAVNMGDFLSRLFPPTWDKFGTIVALLIETLQMAIVGSVLGAVLSLIVAFGASSNIAPKWLYYPTRWIMNVIRSLPDLVFALMFVSAVGLGPFAGILAMTIGSIGSIGKIFAEAMESVDRGPVTAMQAVGASRRQVVQYGILPQAAPLLVSYTLLLFEGNVRGATILGMVGAGGIGLELTTAMKMYDYGHLSAIVICIIVLVTVIDQASAVIRRKIT; from the coding sequence ATGCCGACGACGACGCCTGAGCGCGCGCGGGCCACGGCCGCGCCTCGCCTCGAGCCGCGCGAGCGCGAGCGCCTGGAGCGCGCGTTCCGCGTGCCCCGCGCCCGCTTCCTCCTCGGCCTCCCGGTCGCCGCGGTGCTGCTGATCTGGTCGTTCGTCGGCGCCGGCTTCGACTTCGCGAAGCTCGGCGAGGGCGCCGTGAACATGGGCGACTTCCTCTCCCGGCTCTTCCCGCCCACCTGGGACAAGTTCGGCACGATCGTCGCCCTGCTCATCGAGACGCTGCAGATGGCGATCGTCGGCTCCGTGCTCGGCGCGGTGCTCTCGCTCATCGTGGCCTTCGGCGCCTCCTCGAACATCGCCCCGAAATGGCTCTACTACCCCACGCGCTGGATCATGAACGTGATCCGCTCGCTCCCCGACCTCGTCTTCGCGCTGATGTTCGTCTCGGCCGTCGGACTCGGGCCCTTCGCCGGCATCCTCGCCATGACCATCGGCTCGATCGGCTCGATCGGCAAGATCTTCGCCGAGGCGATGGAGTCGGTGGACCGCGGACCGGTCACGGCCATGCAGGCCGTCGGCGCCTCCCGGCGCCAGGTCGTGCAGTACGGCATCCTGCCCCAGGCCGCCCCCCTCCTCGTCTCCTACACCCTGCTCCTGTTCGAGGGGAACGTGCGCGGCGCGACGATCCTCGGCATGGTCGGCGCAGGCGGCATCGGCCTCGAACTCACCACCGCCATGAAGATGTACGACTACGGGCACCTGTCCGCGATCGTCATCTGCATCATCGTGCTCGTCACGGTCATCGACCAGGCGAGCGCCGTCATCCGAAGGAAGATCACATGA
- a CDS encoding TetR/AcrR family transcriptional regulator encodes MTLVDAAGAAPAPGSPVRRGPGRPRDAGHDARILSAAIALMERGEEVTVGRVVELSGVSRAAIYRRWPSMTDLLAAALDQGREAPPLPYGDDLLGALLEGYTSPLPAMGAGYSEERLRLRLRLALSDRRLAQAYWRSHVSRRRSGITALLQAGVARGELREDLDLEATIDLMNGVFYYQYVVRGVSFDDPSMLPRCREALRIVWRGIVREPDAHPG; translated from the coding sequence GTGACCCTCGTCGACGCCGCCGGGGCCGCGCCCGCACCGGGATCCCCGGTGCGGCGCGGCCCCGGCCGTCCCCGGGACGCGGGGCACGATGCGCGCATCCTCAGCGCCGCCATCGCGCTCATGGAACGCGGCGAGGAGGTCACCGTCGGCCGCGTGGTCGAGCTCAGCGGCGTGAGCCGGGCGGCGATCTACCGTCGCTGGCCGAGCATGACCGATCTCCTCGCCGCCGCCCTCGACCAGGGGCGGGAGGCGCCGCCGCTGCCCTACGGCGATGATCTGCTCGGCGCCCTGCTGGAGGGCTACACCTCCCCGCTGCCGGCGATGGGCGCCGGGTACAGCGAGGAGCGGCTGCGGCTGCGGCTGCGGCTCGCGCTCTCGGACCGGCGGCTCGCGCAGGCGTACTGGCGCTCGCACGTCTCCCGGCGGCGCAGCGGGATCACCGCGCTGCTGCAGGCCGGGGTCGCGCGGGGCGAGCTCCGCGAGGACCTCGACCTGGAGGCGACGATCGACTTGATGAACGGGGTGTTCTACTACCAGTACGTCGTGCGCGGCGTCTCCTTCGACGACCCGTCGATGCTGCCCCGCTGCCGCGAGGCGCTCAGGATCGTCTGGCGCGGGATCGTCCGGGAGCCGGACGCGCACCCCGGCTGA
- a CDS encoding MerR family transcriptional regulator, producing MGDGTMMHIGELAERTELSLRTIRHYDEIGLLEPSGRSEGGFRLYTEEDHDRLMLIRRMKPLGYSLEQMGDLLRAIDQANTSGAAGDDARRALGDFRADAEARRAKLAKQLEAADEFIRQLDPHAP from the coding sequence ATGGGCGACGGGACGATGATGCATATCGGCGAGCTTGCGGAGCGCACGGAGCTCTCCCTGCGCACGATCCGGCACTACGACGAGATCGGCCTTCTCGAGCCCTCCGGGCGCTCCGAGGGCGGTTTCCGGCTCTACACCGAGGAGGATCACGATCGGCTCATGCTCATCCGCCGGATGAAGCCGCTGGGCTACTCCCTCGAGCAGATGGGCGACCTGCTGCGGGCGATCGACCAGGCGAACACGTCCGGGGCGGCCGGGGACGACGCGCGACGCGCGCTCGGCGACTTCCGGGCTGACGCCGAGGCGCGCCGGGCGAAGCTCGCCAAGCAGCTCGAGGCGGCGGACGAGTTCATCCGGCAGTTGGACCCGCACGCCCCCTAG
- the nhaA gene encoding Na+/H+ antiporter NhaA — protein sequence MDPASAPARRTFPRYGSFAEATRIGALLRKEAVGGMLLVAAALIAIIWANTPAADGYFALRDFTIGYEPWHLKLSLGAWAADGLLAVFFFLVGLELKREFVAGDLRKFRTAIVPIAAAVGGVAVPALIYTAIVAQHPELHSGWAIPTATDIAFAVAVLAIIGSHLPPALRIFLLTLAVVDDLLAISIIAVFYTDHIEILPLLLACAVIAIYGFIAQRYRAFFGLHAFAAWLILLPIGVVAWALMHASGVHATIAGVLLGFTIPVLHRRADRETAAERPGLSEEFEHRFRPLSAGFAVPIFAFFAAGVSVGGAEGIRDAMTNPLTLAIVAALVLGKPLGIVTTTWLTTKALRTSLDPALRWIDMIGVGLLAGIGFTVSLLVAELSFAPGTAEHDGAKVAILSASVIAALGAAVVLGARNRRYRRIAQRDAMDADEDGIPDVYQQEDRD from the coding sequence TTGGATCCCGCATCCGCACCCGCCCGCCGCACCTTCCCCCGGTACGGGTCGTTCGCCGAGGCGACACGCATCGGCGCACTGCTGCGCAAGGAGGCCGTCGGCGGCATGCTGCTCGTCGCCGCAGCGCTCATCGCGATCATCTGGGCGAACACGCCCGCCGCAGACGGCTACTTCGCCCTGCGGGACTTCACGATCGGCTACGAACCCTGGCATCTGAAGCTCAGCCTCGGAGCGTGGGCCGCCGATGGCCTCCTCGCCGTCTTCTTCTTCCTCGTCGGCCTGGAGCTGAAGCGCGAGTTCGTCGCCGGCGACCTCAGGAAGTTCCGCACCGCGATCGTCCCCATCGCCGCCGCCGTCGGCGGCGTGGCCGTCCCGGCGCTCATCTACACCGCGATCGTCGCGCAGCACCCCGAACTCCACTCCGGCTGGGCGATCCCGACCGCCACGGACATCGCCTTCGCCGTGGCCGTGCTCGCGATCATCGGCTCCCACCTGCCCCCGGCGCTGCGGATCTTCCTGCTCACCCTCGCAGTCGTCGACGACCTGCTCGCGATCAGCATCATCGCCGTGTTCTACACCGACCACATCGAGATCCTGCCGCTGCTGCTCGCGTGCGCCGTCATCGCGATCTACGGCTTCATCGCCCAGCGCTACCGCGCCTTCTTCGGGCTGCACGCGTTCGCGGCCTGGCTGATCCTGCTCCCCATCGGAGTCGTCGCGTGGGCGCTGATGCACGCCTCGGGCGTGCACGCCACGATCGCCGGCGTGCTGCTCGGATTCACGATCCCGGTGCTGCATCGCCGGGCGGACCGCGAGACGGCCGCCGAGCGCCCGGGGCTGTCGGAGGAGTTCGAGCACCGCTTCCGTCCGCTCTCGGCGGGGTTCGCGGTGCCGATCTTCGCGTTCTTCGCCGCGGGTGTCTCCGTCGGCGGCGCCGAGGGGATCCGCGACGCGATGACGAATCCGCTGACCCTCGCGATCGTGGCCGCCCTGGTCCTGGGCAAGCCGCTCGGCATCGTGACGACGACCTGGCTCACCACGAAGGCCCTCCGCACGAGCCTCGACCCCGCGCTGCGCTGGATCGACATGATCGGCGTGGGGCTGCTCGCCGGCATCGGCTTCACCGTGTCGCTGCTCGTCGCCGAGCTCAGCTTCGCCCCGGGCACGGCCGAGCACGACGGGGCCAAGGTCGCGATCCTCAGCGCCTCCGTGATCGCGGCGCTCGGCGCCGCGGTGGTGCTCGGGGCACGCAACCGCCGGTACCGTCGCATCGCGCAGCGCGATGCGATGGATGCGGACGAGGACGGCATCCCCGACGTCTACCAGCAGGAGGATCGCGACTGA
- a CDS encoding tyrosine-protein phosphatase yields MTTTAFDAPATTIPAPALTLSAPVNLRDLGGIPVAQGVIRPGFAIRADDLSTVTEEVADALVGDGLRTVIDLRSADEVALTGRGPLGARTTVNYHHVPFLTTVADGAEEIDLAQPNFAGMYRRMFAGAAPQIVTALAIIAHAPGAIAFHCAAGQDRTGVLAASLLLALGADDAEIVADYARTGDNSAAIHERLAPTMQPLMAKFGFDLDAAARAAMATGFSPAPMQGLLAWLGEQAEDRLALLRAAGLSDALIARLRERAGTA; encoded by the coding sequence ATGACCACCACCGCATTCGACGCCCCCGCCACGACCATCCCGGCCCCCGCGCTCACGCTCTCGGCGCCGGTCAACCTCCGCGACCTCGGCGGCATCCCCGTCGCGCAGGGCGTGATCCGCCCCGGCTTCGCGATCCGCGCCGACGACCTCTCCACCGTCACCGAGGAGGTCGCCGACGCGCTCGTCGGCGACGGGCTGCGCACGGTGATCGACCTGCGCTCCGCCGACGAGGTCGCCCTCACCGGCCGCGGCCCCCTCGGCGCACGGACGACGGTGAACTACCACCACGTGCCGTTCCTGACCACCGTCGCCGACGGTGCGGAGGAGATCGACCTCGCCCAGCCGAACTTCGCCGGGATGTACCGGCGGATGTTCGCCGGAGCCGCCCCGCAGATCGTCACGGCGCTCGCGATCATCGCGCACGCGCCGGGAGCGATCGCCTTCCACTGCGCCGCCGGGCAGGATCGCACGGGCGTGCTCGCCGCCTCGCTCCTCCTCGCGCTCGGCGCCGACGACGCGGAGATCGTCGCCGACTACGCGCGCACCGGCGACAACTCCGCGGCGATCCACGAACGCCTCGCGCCCACGATGCAGCCGCTGATGGCGAAGTTCGGGTTCGACCTCGACGCCGCGGCCCGGGCGGCGATGGCGACCGGCTTCTCGCCGGCGCCGATGCAGGGGCTGCTCGCGTGGCTCGGCGAGCAGGCCGAGGATCGCCTCGCGCTGCTGCGCGCCGCCGGTCTGAGCGACGCGCTGATCGCCCGGCTGCGCGAGCGCGCGGGCACCGCGTGA
- a CDS encoding phosphonate ABC transporter ATP-binding protein, translating into MSVSPLAPAARPSAPAPPQSGVPGTSPAAAPAAAGLRPRLPLASVRGLRVAYGDGPLVLDGIDLDLFPGETVALLGSSGSGKSTLMKSLTGFAPISGGTARLAGYDLANLRRGQLRQLRAGVGQVFQQFNLVGRLSVLTNVLTGGLHDAGPLNLVGGFGRAHRSRALELLERVGIAHKANEPARALSGGQQQRVAIARALMQRPQLIFADEPVASLDPKMSHQVLSLLQEIAREDGIPVLVSLHVMPLALAHSDRIIGLRNGEILVSAPTSELDAAALEPIYAHDQEDGDADDDA; encoded by the coding sequence ATGTCCGTCTCGCCCCTCGCACCGGCCGCCAGGCCCTCGGCCCCCGCGCCCCCGCAGTCGGGCGTCCCGGGCACGAGCCCGGCGGCCGCGCCGGCGGCCGCCGGGCTGCGCCCGCGGCTCCCGCTCGCCTCGGTCCGCGGGCTCCGCGTCGCCTACGGCGACGGCCCGCTCGTCCTCGACGGCATCGACCTCGATCTCTTCCCCGGCGAGACCGTCGCCCTGCTCGGCTCCTCCGGATCCGGCAAGTCGACCCTCATGAAGAGCCTCACCGGCTTCGCCCCGATCTCCGGCGGCACCGCCCGCCTCGCCGGCTACGACCTGGCGAACCTGCGCCGCGGCCAGCTCCGGCAGCTGCGCGCCGGCGTCGGGCAGGTGTTCCAGCAGTTCAACCTCGTCGGCCGGCTGAGCGTGCTCACCAACGTGCTCACCGGCGGCCTGCACGACGCCGGTCCGCTGAACCTCGTCGGCGGGTTCGGCCGCGCGCACCGGAGCCGCGCGCTCGAGCTGCTCGAGCGGGTCGGGATCGCGCACAAGGCGAACGAGCCGGCGCGGGCGCTCTCCGGCGGCCAGCAGCAGCGCGTCGCCATCGCGCGCGCCCTGATGCAGCGCCCGCAGCTCATCTTCGCCGACGAGCCGGTCGCCTCGCTCGACCCGAAGATGTCGCACCAGGTGCTCTCGCTGCTGCAGGAGATCGCCAGGGAGGACGGCATCCCCGTGCTCGTGAGCCTGCACGTCATGCCGCTGGCCCTCGCGCACTCCGACCGCATCATCGGCCTCCGGAACGGGGAGATCCTCGTGTCGGCGCCCACGTCCGAGCTCGACGCCGCGGCGCTCGAGCCCATCTACGCCCACGATCAGGAGGACGGCGATGCCGACGACGACGCCTGA
- a CDS encoding TrkH family potassium uptake protein, which produces MESRRVKSLSERVRGLAHRAVTRTRYLAGHSPARIAILVFAAAVLLFTALLMLPFSSRTGAVTPLDDALFTAVSAVTVTGLTTVDTGEHWSMIGQLVILAAIQTGALGVVTIALLLARMVTRRLGVSGRVFARSSIGTTGLGDVKHLLRVVVVTTLSIELALMLALVPAFIVVEQSFGRGVWYGVFYAISAFANAGFTPHAGGIGQFAGNPWILTPLALGVFVGSFGFPVFLNLIRAKWTRKRWTLHTKLTIVTTVVLFALGAVAWAGFEWTNPGTIGGETWSAKIGNALFASAMLRSGGFAVVDTESMTATTMLLSDALMFVGGGSGSTAGGIKVTTLAVLFLAIWAEAKGTEHTNAAGRRIPNSTLRLAISVVFLGATLVLTATALLTIVSDASLDRLLFETISAFATCGLSVGISGEVGPFGKYVLSVLMLVGRVGPIVLASALAVRQRRELYRLPDERPIIG; this is translated from the coding sequence ATGGAATCGCGCAGGGTGAAGAGCCTCAGCGAGCGCGTGCGCGGCCTCGCGCATCGTGCCGTCACACGCACCCGCTATCTCGCCGGGCACTCGCCGGCCAGAATCGCCATTCTGGTGTTCGCGGCCGCGGTGCTGCTCTTCACCGCGCTCCTCATGCTGCCGTTCTCCTCCCGGACCGGCGCGGTCACCCCGCTCGACGACGCGCTCTTCACCGCGGTCTCCGCGGTCACGGTCACCGGGCTCACGACCGTGGATACGGGCGAGCACTGGTCGATGATCGGGCAGCTCGTGATCCTGGCCGCCATTCAGACCGGCGCGCTCGGAGTCGTCACGATCGCGCTGCTCCTCGCGCGGATGGTGACGCGCCGGCTCGGTGTCAGCGGCCGCGTCTTCGCTCGGTCGAGCATCGGCACCACGGGTCTCGGCGATGTGAAGCACCTGCTCCGTGTGGTCGTGGTCACGACGCTCTCGATCGAGCTCGCGCTCATGCTGGCCCTCGTCCCCGCCTTCATCGTCGTCGAGCAGTCCTTCGGGCGCGGAGTCTGGTACGGGGTGTTCTACGCGATCTCGGCGTTCGCGAACGCCGGCTTCACGCCGCATGCCGGGGGCATCGGCCAGTTCGCCGGCAACCCGTGGATCCTGACCCCGCTCGCGCTCGGCGTGTTCGTGGGGAGCTTCGGATTCCCCGTGTTCCTCAATCTCATCCGCGCGAAGTGGACGCGGAAGCGCTGGACGCTCCATACGAAGCTCACGATCGTCACGACCGTGGTCCTCTTCGCGCTGGGCGCGGTCGCCTGGGCCGGATTCGAGTGGACGAACCCGGGGACGATCGGCGGCGAGACCTGGTCTGCGAAGATCGGGAACGCGCTCTTCGCCTCGGCGATGCTGCGGTCCGGCGGCTTCGCCGTCGTGGATACGGAGTCGATGACGGCGACGACGATGCTCCTCAGCGACGCGCTCATGTTCGTCGGCGGCGGATCCGGATCGACCGCTGGCGGCATCAAGGTGACCACGCTCGCCGTGCTCTTCCTGGCGATCTGGGCCGAGGCGAAGGGCACCGAGCATACGAACGCGGCGGGGCGCAGGATCCCCAACAGCACGCTGCGCCTGGCGATCAGCGTGGTGTTCCTCGGTGCCACGCTGGTGCTCACGGCGACGGCACTCCTCACGATCGTGAGCGACGCGTCATTGGACCGGCTGCTGTTCGAGACGATCTCGGCGTTCGCGACCTGCGGTCTCTCCGTCGGCATCAGCGGGGAGGTCGGTCCGTTCGGGAAGTACGTCCTCTCCGTGCTCATGCTCGTGGGACGCGTCGGACCGATCGTGCTCGCCTCCGCACTGGCGGTGCGCCAGCGCAGAGAGCTCTACCGGCTCCCCGACGAGCGTCCCATCATCGGCTAG
- a CDS encoding YidC/Oxa1 family membrane protein insertase, with translation MNLYEFFPIRVLVEAASAVVTRLSELLAPLLGAQSAAIAIILLTVAVRVLLIPVGRSQIKAGLVRQRLAPELARLRQRYRNDPEQLRRRTMELYAAERASPMAGCLPVLAQAPVLMAVYGLFVLPEIGGAANGLLAHTFLGVPLDAGLLGMVGAGTISGGAALVFAAVMLVIAVVAQASRRLLPMPQPEPPQPGMPDMSGMLRAMSFMPFLTAVFAAFVPLAAGLYLATTTAWTLGERLVLTRIFRSR, from the coding sequence ATGAACCTCTACGAGTTCTTCCCGATCAGGGTGCTCGTGGAGGCGGCCTCCGCGGTCGTCACCCGGCTCAGCGAACTGCTCGCGCCGCTGCTCGGCGCGCAGAGCGCCGCGATCGCGATCATCCTGCTCACGGTCGCGGTGCGGGTGCTGCTGATCCCCGTGGGGCGCTCGCAGATCAAGGCCGGCCTGGTGCGCCAGCGCCTCGCGCCGGAGCTGGCGCGGCTGCGCCAGCGGTACCGGAACGACCCGGAGCAGCTCCGCCGCAGGACGATGGAACTCTACGCGGCGGAGCGGGCGTCGCCGATGGCGGGCTGCCTGCCGGTGCTGGCGCAGGCCCCCGTGCTCATGGCCGTCTACGGGCTGTTCGTGCTCCCTGAGATCGGCGGCGCCGCGAACGGCCTGCTGGCGCACACCTTCCTCGGCGTCCCGCTCGATGCGGGCCTGCTCGGGATGGTCGGCGCCGGGACGATCTCGGGGGGCGCGGCGCTCGTCTTCGCGGCCGTCATGCTCGTGATCGCGGTGGTCGCGCAGGCCTCGCGGAGGCTGCTCCCGATGCCGCAGCCGGAGCCGCCGCAGCCCGGCATGCCCGACATGTCCGGGATGCTCCGCGCGATGAGCTTCATGCCGTTCCTCACCGCCGTCTTCGCGGCGTTCGTGCCGCTCGCCGCCGGGCTGTATCTGGCCACGACGACGGCGTGGACGCTGGGGGAGCGGCTCGTGCTGACGCGGATCTTCCGGAGCCGATGA